The following DNA comes from Burkholderia sp. HI2500.
GGCAGAGCGGCGGGCAGCCGATCCACTCGGTGCTGCTGAACTGCCACGTGCCGATCGACATGAACAGCTTCGAGCTGCGTTACGGCGTGATCGTGAAGAAGGTGGCCGGGCTGACCGACGCGCAGAACATGGAGATCGCGAACGCATACGTGAAGGAGGCGCAGCGCGCGTTCTACGAGGACGTCGACATCTGGCACAGCAAGACGCGGATCGACAACCCGCTGCTGTGCGAAGGCGACGGGCCGCTGTACCAGATGCGCGACTGGTATTCGCAGTTCTATCTGGACGTGGCGGACGTGCGGCCGACGAGCGTCGCGCGCAAGGCATTCGAAATGCGGATTCGCGAAGGCGCCGCGCCGCCGGCGCTGCATCACGTGTTCGAGCCGCAGTAAAAACCCGGCGGGCCGGCCGAAAAAGGGGGCGCATCGAAATACGTGCCGTCGGCCGGCAACACCCGCTGCGCAAGGCGCACGCGGCGGGCAGGCTTGTGCGCCGCATCAAAAAGACTTGACGAAGCGACTGCCATCGCGTAGTGTCCATGGCCGAAGTGTTCAAGAAGTTCGATTGCTCATCATTGGCCGCACTCCGTGCGGCAGTCGTTGGTCTATCCCTCTTTTGATTCTTTATGTGCCCGTCGCGGGCGCATGTTCAATTATTCGTCATTTGTATTAAGGAAGTATTTGTGGATACCGGTACCGTCAAGTGGTTCAACGAAACCAAGGGCTTTGGTTTCATCTCCCCGGACAACGGCGGCGACGATCTGTTCGCCCATTTCTCGGAAATTCGCGGCACGGGCTTCAAGACCCTGGCCGAAGGCCAGAAGGTCAGCTTCGAAGTGAAGCGCGGCCCGAAGGGTCTGCAAGCGTCGAACATCACGCCGCAGTAAGCCGCATCGGCAACGGCCGCCACACGGTGGCCGCTGCCGGATGGATTGGCGCGCAGGGCGCCGCTTTGGCGGCAGCCGGCGCGTTCCGATGCGCACGACCGATGCATCGCGACATTCGCGATGCATCGGTCGTGACGCTTCCCTCATCGCATGCGTGACCCGCGTGCGACGCAACGCCTTCGTGGAGCGCCTGTCGCTTCGCGAGCGCATCACCGCTTCAACGCATCAACCTGAGCAGACCGCCGCCATGCCGTAGCAGGCGCGGTCCCGACTTGCGCGGCGCTCCATGCGCCGCCGCCACCGACCGCCTGAACGCCGCATCGCGCCGGGCTCCGATCACAAGACAGACCCTGGGTCCGTCTGAACGAACCGACACCCGGCAGCCTGCCGGTCGCCGTCCCGTTGCGGGAAACGGCGCCGGGCAGATCGCCGCGGCCGCGGTCAATCACCTTGTCTGGAGGAATTGGTTTGGCAAAAGAAGAACCGCTGGAACTCGACGGGATCGTCGACGAAGTGCTGCCGGACAGCAAATACCGTGTCACGCTGGAAAACGGCGTCGTGGTCGGCGCGTACGCGTCGGGCCGCATGCGCAAGAACCACATCCGCATTCTCGCGGGTGACCGCGTGACCCTGGAACTGTCGATGTACGACCTCACCAAGGGGCGCATCAACTTCCGTCACAAGGACGCGAATTCGCCGCGTCCGCCGCGAACCGGCCAGCCGCGCCGTTAAGCGGTAACGATCGGCGCGGGCACGCAGCACCGCCTCGCCAATCGAATCCTGTCCGGCCGACGAGGCCGGACGAACCGGGTGGGCGACACATCGCGTGCCGTTCACCGGTCGCCGGCGGCATCGTCATGCCGCGGCGGCCAATACCGCCTTCACCGGCCGCCGCGCGTGCGCAACGCTCAGGCGGCCGCGTCCCGCAGGAAATCCTCGACGATCATCGCGACATTCGGCGGACCTTCCTGCATCGGGTAATGTCCGCAATTCGGTATCGTCACGAGCCGCGCGTTCGGATGCCACGCGAGGAAGGTCGCCTGCATCGCCGCTGCGTCGAGCCCGCGGATCCTTGTCGCCGACGATCACCGGGAAGCGCGTGTCGAGCCCGCGGATGTCGTCGACGAAATCCGTGCCGGTCAGCATGTCGAGATACGCGAGCCGGCAAGCCGGCGCCACGCGCGCGGTTCTGCGGCAGCTTCACGTCGGCCCCGCGCGCCGACAGTCCCCCCGTCACGAATCGCACGAGCCGGCGAAACGCATCGTCATCGACGGTCGTCTCGGCGATCGGCGCGTGATGCGACCTGCTTGCACGGTCGATGATGAAGTTGAAACGGTCGACGCCCCAGTCTGGGAGGGCCTCGTGCAACGGGCCGGCAAGCGGTCGAACACGCACACCGCCACACGGTTCGCATGCAGCTTTACGCGCGGGCCGGCGCGGTCGTACACTCGTCGGCAATCTCGGCCCGCGCCGTGGCTTTCAATCCCTTCAGCAGCTTTCAGCGGGCCGACGACCGTGCCAGCCGGACTTTCGTCGCGCGACGCCAGGAGGCGCCATGAGTGCAGACGCAGCCCCCGCATCCCCGTCGGTTCAGGACCGCATCCAGCACGTGTTCGTGCTGATGCTCGAGAACCGTTCCTTCGATCACCTGTTCGCGCTGTCGGGCTACCCCGACATCGTTGCCGCGTCGCCGGGTAACAGCAATGCGTACGGCGATGCGGTCTATCCGTTCGGCGGCGGCGCGCCCGCCCGGATGCCGACCGATCCGTGCCACGAATTCACGGACGTGCTCGAGCAGCTGTGCGGCGCGAGCGTGCCGTTCGTGAAAGGGCAGCCGTATCCGCCGGTCGTCAACACCGGGTTCGTGTCGAACTACGCGACCTCGCATTCCGAAGGCACACCGCCGCAGCCGGCCGACGCGGGCAAGATCATGCAGGGCGTCGATATCGCGACGCAGGCGCCGTCGCTGCACGCGCTCGCGAACGCGTTCGTTCTGTGCGACGCGTGGCATGCGTCGATGCCGGGGCCGACCTGGCCGAACCGCTTTTTCCTGCACGGTGCGTCGTCGGCCGGGCTCGACCATTCGCCGACCAAGGAAGAAATGGCCGGATGGGACGCGTTCAACGGCTTTCCGTATCCGAAGGGGTCGATCTTCGCCGCGCTCGGCGACGACAACTGGCGCATCTACCAGGACCAGACCGGCGACCCGCTCGGCCACGTGCCGCAGGTCGCGTCGCTGAAGGGCATCAGCTTCTTCGACATCGACGACCTCGCCCATTTCGAGGCCGATCTCGCGGCCGGCTATACGGCGCGCTACACGTTCATCGAGCCCGGTTACGGCGACATCGTGCACGGCACTTACCAGAACGGCAGCTCGCAACACCCGATGGACGGCCTCGCCGGCGGCGACCAGCTCGCCGCGCGCGTGTACAACGCGATCCGCCAATCGCCGGTATGGAACAGCAGCCTGCTCGTGATCTGTTACGACGAGCACGGCGGCTTCTACGATTCGGTCAGGCCGGGCGCCGCGCCGCCGCCGAACGACGGCGCGGCGGCAACGCTGAACGCGAGCGGCTTCGGGTTCGACGTGTATGGCGTGCGGGTGCCGGCGATCGTGATTTCGCCGTGGGTCGCGGCCGGGCAGGTCGACCATACGCCGTACGATCATGCGTCGGTTGCCGCAACGCTCGAGCGGCTGTTCGGCCTCGCGCCGCTGACGGATCGCGACCGCCTCGCGAACGACCTGCTGGCGCTCGTCTCCACGACGTGCCGCAGCGACTGCCCGCAAAGGATCGGATCATGAGTACGACACCGGCCTTCGACCCGCGCGATGCGCTGCCCGTGCGCGACGGCACGAGCCTGATCGCCTATCTGCACATCCTGAAGAAAGCGCATGCGGCGCTGGTCGGGCATGACAAGGCCCATCAGCGCTTCAGCGAGATCGTGACGCGCGGGCAGGCGCGGCAATACATCGAGGAACTGATGCCGTCGCTGTTGCAGGCGCGTGAAGCGCATCGGCGCAAGCGGCACGGCGGGAAGCATCGCTGAAGTCGGCGGGCGATGCATGATCGAGGTGACTCGATCCGCGCATCCGAAATGAAAACGGGGCTTGCGCCCCGTTTCCCGCCGCTTCCGGACGATGGCCGGCCGCGTTCGTTCAGGCCGCCACTGCCCGTGCCCGCACCATCGTCAGCGCCGCATCCTCGATCATGTCCTCCTGCCCGCCGACGAGCCGCTGCCGCCCCAGCTCGACGAGGATGTCGCGCGCGGGAATCCCGTACTTCGCTTCCGCGCGCTTCGCGAACAGCAGGAACGACGAGTAGACGCCCGCATAGCCGAGCGTCAGCGCATCGCGGTCGAGGCGGATCGGCGCGTCCATGATCGGCACGACGAGATCCTCGGCGACGTCCGAGATTGCGAACACGTCGACACCCGTCTCGATCCCCATCCGGTCGCACACCGCGACGAACACTTCCATCGGCGTGTTGCCCGCACCGGCGCCGAGGCCGGCCGCGGCCGCATCGATCCGGTTCGCGCCGGCGGCAACCGCGGCGACCGAGTTCGCGACGCCCATCGCGAGGTTGTGGTGGCCGTGGAAGCCGAGCTCCGTCTCCGGCTTCAGCGCGTCGCGCACCTGGCTGATCCGCGCGGTCACGTCATCCGGCAGCATGTGGCCGGCCGAATCGGTGATGTAGATGCAGTTCGCGCCATACGACTCCATCAGCTTCGCCTGCACGACGAGCTGCGCCGGCGACGACATGTGCGCCATCATCAGAAAGCCGACCGTATCGAGCCCGAGCGTGCGCGCGAGGCCGATGTGCTGCTCCGACACGTCCGCCTCGGTGCAGTGCGTCGCGACGCGGATCGTGCCGACGCCGAGTGCGTGCGCCATGCGCAGATGCTCGACGGTGCCGATACCCGGCAGCAGCAGCGCCGACACCTTCGCCTGCTTCAGCTCCGGAATCACGGCGCTCAGGTATGCCTCGTCGGTGTGCGCGGGGAACCCGTAGCTGACCGACGCGCCGCCGAGCCCGTCGCCGTGCGTGACCTCGATCAGCGGCACGCCGGCCGCGTCGAGCCCGCGCGCGATGTTGCGCATCTGGTCGAGCGTGATCTGGTGGCGCTTCGGGTGCATCCCGTCGCGCAGCGACATGTCGTGGACGGTGATCTTCTTGCCTGCAAGTGACATCGCGTGGCTCCTCAACTCAAGCGGTGGCGGCCGTCGCGGCCAGCATCTGTTCAGCGAAACGCTCGGCCGTGGCGGCCGCGGCGGCGGTCATGATGTCGAGGTTGCCCGCGTATTTCGGCAGGTAATCGCCGAGCCCTTCGACTTCCATGAAGACGGACACGCGATTGCCGTCGAACACGGGGCCGTTCTTCAGCGTATAGCCGGGCACGTAGCGCTGCACTTCCTTGACCATCGCATGCACGGACGCGGTGATCGCATCGACGTCGGGCGGGCCGTCGGTCAGGCAGTGGATCGTGTCGCGCATGATCAGCGGCGGCTCGGCCGGGTTGATCACGATGATCGCCTTGCCCTTGCGTGCGCCGCCGACCTGTTCGATCGCACCGGACGTCGTGCGCGTGAATTCGTCGATGTTCTTGCGCGTGCCGGGGCCGACCGAGCGCGACGACACGGTCGCGACGATCTCGCCGTACGCGACCGGCTGCACGCGCGATACCGCGTACACCATCGGGATCGTCGCCTGGCCGCCGCACGTGACCATGTTCACGTTCGCCTGCGCGCTGTCGAGATGCGCGTCGAGATTCACCGGCGGCACGCAATACGGCCCGATCGCGGCGGGCGTCAGGTCGATCATCTTCACGCCGAGCGCGGTGAGCTTGTCGGAGTTGTCGCGGTGCACGTACGCCGACGTCGCATCGAACGCGATGCGGATGTCGTCGGCTGCCACGTGCGGCAGCAGCCCGTCGACGCCCTTGTCGGTGGTCTTCAGGCCGAACTCGCGCGCCCGCGCGAGGCCGTCGGACGCCGGATCGACGCCGACCATCCACACGGGTTCGAGCACCGGCGAGCGGCGCAGCTTGTAGAGCAGGTCGGTGCCGATGTTGCCCGGCCCGATCAGTGCGCATTTGATTTTCTTCATCAGGATTTTTCCTTTAGATAAAGCGGACGTCGCAGCTGCCGATGCCGGAGATGTGCATCGACAGCGCGTCGCCGGCCGTGACCGGAATCAGTTTCGCGAGCGAGCCCGACAGCACGATCTCGCCGGCGAGCAGCGGCACGTCGTACGCGGCGAGCGTGTTCGCGAGCCACGCGACCGCGTCGGCGGGGTGGCCGAGCGCCGCGTCGCCGCGGCCCTGCGCGACTTGCTCGCCGTTCTTGTCGATCGTCATCTCGCACGCGGCGAGATCGAGCGTGCGCGGATCGACGCGTGCATCGCCGAGCACGTACACGCCGCACGACGCGTTGTCGGCGACGGTGTCCTCGATGCGGATCGCCCAGTCGCGGATGCGCGAATCGACGATCTCGAAGCAGGGCGCGACGGCGGCCGTCGCGGCGATCACGTCGGTGCGGTCGATGCCGGGGCCGCGCAGGTCGCGCGCGAGGATGAACGCGATCTCGCCCTCGGCGCGCGGCGCGATCAGCGAATCGGCGGCGATCGCTTCGCCGGCCGCGTAGTGCATGCCCGACAGCAGGATGCCGAAATCGGGCTGGCGCACGTTCAGCATGTCCTGCACGGCCTGGCTCGTCACGCCGATCTTCTTGCCGACCACGGCCTCGCCGTGTTCGATGCGGCGTTCGATGAAGCGCTGCTGGATGCGGTACGCGTCGTCGAGCGACAGGCGGCGCGGGCGGCTCGACAGCGGCGCGACCGGCGCACGCGCGTGCCACGCGGCGTACAGCTCGTCGCCGAGCGTCGTATGCAGGCGGGAAGACATGAAAGGGCCCTCGAATCTCGAATGAATCGAATGGAACAGGCCGCCGTCGCGGGCGGCGCCGGGCGCCGGAGCGAGGCTCCGGCGCGTGGGGCGCGGGCGTGCCGCGTCGGCGGGTTGCTTAGTTACCCGAACTGCGGATCGCGTCCGGCGAGAAGTACGCCTCGTTGAACTGCGGGCTGTTGTCGAGCTTCGGCATCGGGCCTTCGTTCGTCAGGCGGTCGGCCATGTACGCGCCGGAGATCAGGTCATGAAAGAACACGACGCCCGGGTAGAACACCTTCGCGTCATACGCGTACAGCGTCGTCGCGACATTGGTGCGCCACAGCTGGCCACGCGCGTCGTAGTTGTCGGCGAGCAGCGTCATCCACGAATCCTCGTCGATGTACAGCACGCGCTTCGCATACTGGTGGCGGTAGTTGCTCTTCAGCGTCGCCTGCAGCACCCACACGCGATGCAGCTCGTAGCGAATATACGACGGGTTCTCGTGGCCCTTGGTCAGCAGGTCCGCGTACTTCACCGAGCTGTCCATCGCCTTGTAGTTGTCGTACGGCACGTAGATCTCGCGCTTGCCGACGATCTTCCAGTCGTAGCGGTCGCCGGGGCCGTTGTACAGGCGGTCGTCGTCGACGGTACGGAAGCCGCCCGGGCCCTGCGGCTGGTCGTAGCCGTACTCGGGCGCCTGGCGCACGCGCCGCGTGCCCGGGTTGTACATCCACGTGCGCGACGAGTTGTCCGCGCCGGCCTTGTCCCAGTTCGTGAAGCCGACGATCAGCGACCCGCGGTCGGACAGCGGCAGCTCCGTCGCGTTGCGGTAGTACGTGCGGTTGTTCAGGTCGCTCTTCACGTCGTACTTGCCGGCGTTGCGCGGCGAGTAGATGTCGTAGCGCACCTTGCCCCATGCGATGTTGCCGTCCGAGTACACGACCGCCTGGTCGTAGGTCGCCTGCTCGGCGCCGATCGCCGACGAGAAGCGCTGGTTCCACAGCAGCTCGGCGGCCGTTTTAGGGATCGGGTAGGGCACCGTCGGCGGCGCGTTCGTGAGGCCGTTCGCGTCGGATGTCATCGTCGAATCCGGCGCGTACGTGCGGATGTCCTTGTACACGGCATCCGCGTAGCGGAAGTCGCGATGGCTCGGATAGACGATGATCTTGAACGTGGCCGGGTAGCGCTTGAACATCGCCTTCTGGCCGTCGGTCAGGTGCTCGGCGTACTGCGCCATGTTCTCCGCGGTGATCGTCGCGACCGGCTTCTCGCCCGCGAACGGATCGGGGTAGCGGTTGCCGCGCTTGTACTGCACGTCCGGCGGCGTGCCGAGCCACTTGCCCGACCACTCGGGCACGCCGCTGTCCTTGCTCGCGGCGCGCACCGCGCCCATCGGCGTCAGCGGGCCGTCGAGCGCCTTCAGGTCGTCCGGCGTGACCTTCGGGTACGACGCCGTCGCGACGACCGCGCACGCGGCCATCACCGACGCGCGCAGGAGGGGGAGATGAATGCGTTTCATATCGATCCTCATAGTGCTGAATGACGAGCGGCCGGGCCGCTCAGAAGTGGTAGGTCGCCGTGGCCAGCACGTAGTCGCGATCCGCGAGCGGGCGCGTGACCGGGTTCGGCGAGCCGAGGAACTTCGCGTAGACGAGCGACAGCTGCAGGTTGCTCAGGCGCGTGAAGGTCACGCCGGCCGTCACGCGGTGGTCGCCCTGGCCGGTCAGCGAGCCGAGCGCGCCGGCGAGCGGCGACGTGCCCGTCAGGTCGTGCGTGTAGGTCAGCGGCACGTCGAGATCCCAGCCGTTGAACACGTTCTTGTAGCTGAGCGTCCACGCGATCTCCATCGCGAGCGCGTTGCGCGAATTCGCGAGCGTGGTCGAGCCGTCGAGCTCGGAGATGCTGCCGGCATGCACGTACGTGAGTTCGCCGATCAGCGACTGCGAATTCGCGAGGAAGCTCGGCCCGATCGAGTAGATGCCGGACAGGTTCGTCTGCAGCACGTTCGCGCGGGTCGGCTGCGGGCCCGCCGGCGTGTTGACGAGCACGGCCGCGCCCTGGCGGTACGACACTTCGCCCGCGACGTTCACCGGGCCGACCTGCGTCGAGAAGCTCGCGCCGGTCAGCTTGATGTTGCTGAAATACTTCTGCTGGTACTGGAGCGTCGGGAAGTAGGTCGTGACGACGCTCGGGTTCATGTCGTTGTAGTGCAGGTGGTACAGGCCGAGCTCGGTGTCGCCGAGCACGCGGAAGCGCGCGCCGATCCCCCACTGGTTGCGCGCGCTCGGCTTGTCGTCGGGGCCGCGCGGAATGATCATCCCGCCCGGGCCGATGATGAACTGCGCGCCGGGGCCCGTGACGTCCGAATAGCTCCAGTACGTGCCGGGCGCGGTCAGCCGGTTCTGCTGATACGAGAACTGGTAGTAGCCGAGCAGGCTGAAGTTCGGCGTGATCTGCCACTGCGTCGAGATCTGCGGCACCGGCAGCAGGATGTCCTTCACTTCGGCGCCGGCCATGTACGACTTGGTCGCGTCGGACGGCCCCTGTGCGCCGGCGATGTTCGGGAAGAACAGGCTTTCGCCCCACGCGACGACCTGGTCGCCGACCTTCACGTTCAGGCTCGTCGAGCCGATCTTGAACGTGTTGTACGCGTATGCGGCCAGCAGCGTCGTGTGGCCGCCCGACCAGTAGCGCGCGTCGCTCGTGAAGTTGTTGTACTGGCCCGACTGGTTCACGGTGCCCGGCGCGTCGTTGTAGTTCGGGCGGCGATACGCCTGGTCGTAGAACGTGTCGGCGCGCACGAACACGCCCCAGTCGTCGTGCTTCAGGTTCACTTCGCCGAGCAGGCTGACCTGGTTCTCGATCAGCTTGTTCTTCGCGAAGTTGCGGTCGCCGTCGTCGCCGTTGATGTTCGCCGGCGTGAGGAGATTGCCGCTCGGTGCGCGGGTGCGCATGCCGAGGCCGTAACTGAGCGTGAACGTGTAGTCCAGCGTCGTGTCGGCGCCCAGCTCGATCGTGCTGCCTGCATGTGCGCCGGGAGCGGCA
Coding sequences within:
- a CDS encoding cold-shock protein yields the protein MDTGTVKWFNETKGFGFISPDNGGDDLFAHFSEIRGTGFKTLAEGQKVSFEVKRGPKGLQASNITPQ
- the infA gene encoding translation initiation factor IF-1, with translation MAKEEPLELDGIVDEVLPDSKYRVTLENGVVVGAYASGRMRKNHIRILAGDRVTLELSMYDLTKGRINFRHKDANSPRPPRTGQPRR
- a CDS encoding alkaline phosphatase family protein, with product MSADAAPASPSVQDRIQHVFVLMLENRSFDHLFALSGYPDIVAASPGNSNAYGDAVYPFGGGAPARMPTDPCHEFTDVLEQLCGASVPFVKGQPYPPVVNTGFVSNYATSHSEGTPPQPADAGKIMQGVDIATQAPSLHALANAFVLCDAWHASMPGPTWPNRFFLHGASSAGLDHSPTKEEMAGWDAFNGFPYPKGSIFAALGDDNWRIYQDQTGDPLGHVPQVASLKGISFFDIDDLAHFEADLAAGYTARYTFIEPGYGDIVHGTYQNGSSQHPMDGLAGGDQLAARVYNAIRQSPVWNSSLLVICYDEHGGFYDSVRPGAAPPPNDGAAATLNASGFGFDVYGVRVPAIVISPWVAAGQVDHTPYDHASVAATLERLFGLAPLTDRDRLANDLLALVSTTCRSDCPQRIGS
- the dmpG gene encoding 4-hydroxy-2-oxovalerate aldolase, producing MSLAGKKITVHDMSLRDGMHPKRHQITLDQMRNIARGLDAAGVPLIEVTHGDGLGGASVSYGFPAHTDEAYLSAVIPELKQAKVSALLLPGIGTVEHLRMAHALGVGTIRVATHCTEADVSEQHIGLARTLGLDTVGFLMMAHMSSPAQLVVQAKLMESYGANCIYITDSAGHMLPDDVTARISQVRDALKPETELGFHGHHNLAMGVANSVAAVAAGANRIDAAAAGLGAGAGNTPMEVFVAVCDRMGIETGVDVFAISDVAEDLVVPIMDAPIRLDRDALTLGYAGVYSSFLLFAKRAEAKYGIPARDILVELGRQRLVGGQEDMIEDAALTMVRARAVAA
- a CDS encoding acetaldehyde dehydrogenase (acetylating), with the translated sequence MKKIKCALIGPGNIGTDLLYKLRRSPVLEPVWMVGVDPASDGLARAREFGLKTTDKGVDGLLPHVAADDIRIAFDATSAYVHRDNSDKLTALGVKMIDLTPAAIGPYCVPPVNLDAHLDSAQANVNMVTCGGQATIPMVYAVSRVQPVAYGEIVATVSSRSVGPGTRKNIDEFTRTTSGAIEQVGGARKGKAIIVINPAEPPLIMRDTIHCLTDGPPDVDAITASVHAMVKEVQRYVPGYTLKNGPVFDGNRVSVFMEVEGLGDYLPKYAGNLDIMTAAAAATAERFAEQMLAATAATA
- the dmpE gene encoding 2-oxopent-4-enoate hydratase codes for the protein MSSRLHTTLGDELYAAWHARAPVAPLSSRPRRLSLDDAYRIQQRFIERRIEHGEAVVGKKIGVTSQAVQDMLNVRQPDFGILLSGMHYAAGEAIAADSLIAPRAEGEIAFILARDLRGPGIDRTDVIAATAAVAPCFEIVDSRIRDWAIRIEDTVADNASCGVYVLGDARVDPRTLDLAACEMTIDKNGEQVAQGRGDAALGHPADAVAWLANTLAAYDVPLLAGEIVLSGSLAKLIPVTAGDALSMHISGIGSCDVRFI
- a CDS encoding DUF1329 domain-containing protein, translated to MKRIHLPLLRASVMAACAVVATASYPKVTPDDLKALDGPLTPMGAVRAASKDSGVPEWSGKWLGTPPDVQYKRGNRYPDPFAGEKPVATITAENMAQYAEHLTDGQKAMFKRYPATFKIIVYPSHRDFRYADAVYKDIRTYAPDSTMTSDANGLTNAPPTVPYPIPKTAAELLWNQRFSSAIGAEQATYDQAVVYSDGNIAWGKVRYDIYSPRNAGKYDVKSDLNNRTYYRNATELPLSDRGSLIVGFTNWDKAGADNSSRTWMYNPGTRRVRQAPEYGYDQPQGPGGFRTVDDDRLYNGPGDRYDWKIVGKREIYVPYDNYKAMDSSVKYADLLTKGHENPSYIRYELHRVWVLQATLKSNYRHQYAKRVLYIDEDSWMTLLADNYDARGQLWRTNVATTLYAYDAKVFYPGVVFFHDLISGAYMADRLTNEGPMPKLDNSPQFNEAYFSPDAIRSSGN
- a CDS encoding DUF1302 domain-containing protein, with the translated sequence MHQRISRRTDKRAAATLSTLAAALLACAAPGAHAGSTIELGADTTLDYTFTLSYGLGMRTRAPSGNLLTPANINGDDGDRNFAKNKLIENQVSLLGEVNLKHDDWGVFVRADTFYDQAYRRPNYNDAPGTVNQSGQYNNFTSDARYWSGGHTTLLAAYAYNTFKIGSTSLNVKVGDQVVAWGESLFFPNIAGAQGPSDATKSYMAGAEVKDILLPVPQISTQWQITPNFSLLGYYQFSYQQNRLTAPGTYWSYSDVTGPGAQFIIGPGGMIIPRGPDDKPSARNQWGIGARFRVLGDTELGLYHLHYNDMNPSVVTTYFPTLQYQQKYFSNIKLTGASFSTQVGPVNVAGEVSYRQGAAVLVNTPAGPQPTRANVLQTNLSGIYSIGPSFLANSQSLIGELTYVHAGSISELDGSTTLANSRNALAMEIAWTLSYKNVFNGWDLDVPLTYTHDLTGTSPLAGALGSLTGQGDHRVTAGVTFTRLSNLQLSLVYAKFLGSPNPVTRPLADRDYVLATATYHF